A region from the Aegilops tauschii subsp. strangulata cultivar AL8/78 chromosome 5, Aet v6.0, whole genome shotgun sequence genome encodes:
- the LOC109762437 gene encoding uncharacterized protein yields MGCSFSGLNALYDTVGGGGGDIWVNDYRFRVLRRLGDAGPAGSSVFLVKEVVAAAAVSDGTAGAGPGAAGLAKKKGVDPSHISADGTYALKKVFIQSDQHLELVRQEIRVSSQFSHPNLLPLLENAIIAVKGVQDGSQNHEAYLLFPVHLDGTLQDVTKSMQEKKEYLSTITILQIFRQLCAGLKHMHSFEPPYAHNGVKPDNVLITQRKEQPHLAILMDFESACPARRAIRSQAEALQLQEWASEHCSAHFRAPELWECPPHADIDERTDVWSLGCTLYAMMYGKSPFDYELDESAGESLVTVIKSAQVKWPTETGSSYPDTLRQFVTWMLQPHPAVRPNIDDIIIHVDKLIAKHSI; encoded by the exons ATGGGGTGCTCCTTCTCCGGGCTCAACGCGCTGTACGACaccgtcggcggcggcggcggcgacatcTGGGTCAACGACTACCGCTTCCGCGTGCTCCGCAGGCTCGGCGACGCCGGCCCCGCGGGCTCCTCCGTCTTCCTCGTCAAGGaggtcgtcgccgccgccgcggtctCCGACGGCACCGCCGGAGCGGGACCCGGCGCCGCGGGGctcgccaagaagaagggcgtCGACCCGTCACACATCTCAG CTGATGGGACTTATGCTTTGAAGAAAGTTTTTATTCAGAGCGACCAACACTTGGAGCTAGTACGGCAGGAGATCCGAGTGTCCTCTCAATTCAGCCATCCAAATTTACTTCCACTTCTTGAAAATGCCATTATTGCAGTCAAG GGTGTGCAAGATGGGTCGCAGAACCATGAGGCTTACTTGTTGTTCCCAGTTCACTTAGATGGAACCTTGCAGGATGTAACTAAATCCATGCAAGAAAAGAAGGAATACCTTTCAACAATCACCATTCTCCAGATATTTCGCCAG CTATGTGCAGGACTGAAGCATATGCACAGTTTTGAGCCACCATATGCTCACAATGGAGTTAAACCAGACAATGTCCTCATAACTCAGAGGAAGGAACAGCCTCATCTTGCTATCTTGATGGACTTTGAAAGTGCTTGCCCAGCAAGAAGAGCTATTAGATCACAAGCAGAAGCTTTGCAGCTGCAG GAATGGGCTTCAGAGCACTGCTCTGCACATTTCCGGGCACCTGAATTATGGGAGTGCCCACCCCACGCCGATATTGATGAGAGGACAGATGTATGGTCTTTGGGATGCACCCTTTATGCTATGAT GTATGGAAAATCCCCATTTGATTATGAGCTCGATGAATCTGCTGGTGAAAGCCTAGTAACAGTCATTAAAAGTGCACAGGTGAAGTGGCCTACTGAGACGGGTTCGTCCTATCCTGATACTCTCCGCCAGTTTGTAACCTGGATGCTGCAGCCACATCCTGCAGTTCGTCCCAATATTGACGATATTATCATCCACGTTGATAAACTCATTGCGAAGCACTCGATTTGA